A genomic stretch from Erigeron canadensis isolate Cc75 chromosome 9, C_canadensis_v1, whole genome shotgun sequence includes:
- the LOC122581888 gene encoding stearoyl-[acyl-carrier-protein] 9-desaturase, chloroplastic-like: protein MAIRFNPPVTTMPSVKYRSFSFQKPANHLRSHHKFTMASTIGSSAPKVETTKKPFTPPREVHVQVTHSMPPQKLEIFKSIEGWAEQNILTLLKPVEKCWQASDFLPDSASDGFFEEVNELRERAKELPDDYFVVLVGDMVTEEALPTYQTMLNTLDGVRDETGASLTPWAVWTRAWTAEENRHGDLLHQYLYLSGRVDMRQIDVTTQYLIGSGMDPRTENNPYLGFIYTSFQERATFISHGNTARHAKEHGDLKLAQICGIIAADEKRHETAYTKIVEKLFEIDPDGTVLCFADMMRKKIAMPAHLMYDGRDDYLFDHFSAVAQRLGVYTAKDYADILEFLVGRWKVADLTGLSGEGRRAQDYVCGLPSRIRKLEERASARAKEGPTISFSWIFDRQVKL from the exons ATGGCGATACGATTCAATCCTCCGGTGACGACGATGCCATCGGTGAAGTACCGATCATTTTCGTTTCAGAAACCAGCGAATCATCTAAGATCTCATCATAAATTCACCATGGCTTCTACCATTGGTTCCTCCGCCCCTAA GGTTGAAACTACCAAAAAGCCCTTTACCCCTCCACGGGAGGTTCACGTTCAAGTGACACACTCTATGCCACCACAAAAATTGGAGATTTTTAAATCTATAGAGGGTTGGGCCGAGCAGAATATATTGACTCTCCTCAAGCCAGTGGAGAAATGTTGGCAAGCATCAGACTTCTTGCCAGATTCTGCATCTGATGGATTTTTTGAAGAAGTGAATGAGCTAAGAGAGAGGGCAAAGGAACTTCCTGATGATTACTTTGTTGTTTTGGTTGGAGATATGGTTACAGAGGAAGCCCTACCTACTTACCAAACTATGCTTAATACCCTAGATGGTGTTCGGGATGAAACAGGGGCCAGCCTTACTCCTTGGGCTGTGTGGACACGGGCTTGGACTGCTGAAGAAAACAGACATGGTGACCTCCTCCACCAGTATCTCTATCTTTCTGGGCGGGTCGACATGAGACAGATTGATGTGACAACCCAATATCTGATTGGGTCTGGAATG GATCCCCGCACAGAAAACAATCCATACCTTGGGTTCATCTACACGTCTTTTCAAGAACGTGCCACCTTCATCTCCCACGGGAACACTGCCAGGCATGCAAAGGAGCACGGGGACTTAAAACTGGCTCAAATCTGTGGTATAATTGCAGCTGATGAGAAACGGCATGAAACTGCCTACACCAAAATAGTTGAAAAGTTATTTGAGATCGACCCTGATGGCACTGTTCTTTGTTTTGCTGACATGATGAGAAAGAAGATCGCCATGCCCGCCCACTTGATGTATGATGGGCGTGATGACTACCTCTTTGATCATTTCTCGGCTGTTGCCCAAAGACTGGGTGTATATACTGCCAAAGACTATGCAGACATTTTGGAATTCCTGGTTGGTCGGTGGAAAGTAGCAGATTTAACCGGGCTATCTGGTGAAGGGCGTAGAGCCCAAGACTATGTTTGTGGACTGCCCTCGAGAATCAGAAAGCTCGAGGAGAGGGCTTCAGCAAGGGCAAAAGAAGGCCCAACCATATCATTCAGCTGGAT